The genomic segment ACATGTAGGTCCCTTCAATGATTTGGTATGATAAGAGTATCTAATTCCGATTCAGCCCCCACCCCACATTATTTACATTACGCGCGGCCGtacatttagttttatttattgggTTGATCCAAtccggtttaatttggttcttttttgtctttctatcctttttaactaatttaatatttgtgtatTAAGAAAATGTCAACTAATGTGTTAGTGTATGTGTTTGGATTTTGTTCAGTTAGCTTGATATCGTTCTGATTTTGTAGAACCAtttgtttgatgaaaaataAGTTGTTAATTTGTTGTCTAATACGACTggataatttttataataaaattgtatgttttaaattttttcagtGAAATGAAATATGAAAACTGAGAAATGACAAATAAATACAACTAGTATACGATATAAACTTATTGTTACGTTAAAAAGCGTGGAAAACATGTCCTAAATTTCTGACTTGGTTAAACAAATCGAGAAGCCAGTGGGAGGATGTTTTATccgaaaacaagaaaaaaaaaaaggagaagtttaatcaaaaaaattattttatattttggaaaataatactccctccgtttcataatataagatgttttgagaagtttttctgtttcataatataggatgttttcaagtttctatgttaattttagattagtttaatactttatattatgcagtcttgtttgtgattggttaaacttttttaatgtggtcatttcttaatatgcgtgttttactcaaaacatcttatattttgaaacggagggagtaataatTATGTACAGTAAAAGAGGGACTAAGTTGGATGAATGATAGAAGAATTgtctgattcttttttttgtcatatctCCGGCTCTACGGCCAACCAGACATGTTGCTTTTCatgtcttttattttgttccttttcttctttttttttgttttttttcctttttcattattatataaactatgCATAAGTCAAATCATGGATGATGCttctttatttgttataatCCCATTTCAAATTTCCACTCAATTTCGGGTAATAATAAtggacacacacaaaaaaggaGCCGTCtgttaaggtttttaaacaaAGCCACCAAAATTGACGGTCTAGTTTTAATCTTAGTTAATCAAGAATATGTACTTGAGAATTATATGCCGAAATTATTGGAATTAGGgatggggattttttttttttctataatgattttttagaatgtCAAAAAGAATATTTCATTGTTATCAATACATATTAAGAAGATTATCATCGATCGAACGAAATTGATTCTAACTGTATATCATGTCATAAGCGTGTGCTAATTAATTAAAGGCTATATCATATTCATACTATATTCGTGTTATTATATAATAGTTTGCACGCTTAATGAACTTTATAAACCATACAACTActcttttcttaattagcttaatttttatttctgatTAAAATAAAGCATCTAAAACAGATTATTCTTGTCTTTTTATGAGGAATTATTATCAAACTATTCGCAGGTTCGAAACTAAAAAGCACGTAACGAATATTACCCGATAATGTAAACGGGCTCGAATAATTGAATCATATTGGGGAAAAAGAAAGggaatttgattatttaaatGACTAATCACATTAATTCATAGGATAAAGAAAACTGCATGATTAATAGgaatatataagtaaatattCTTCCAATCACATCGAGATCTTGACTTTGTAAAGACACGAATCATTGAGCCCTTTGACAACAAAAGTCTACTCTTACgaataatttacatatatatctgtatctatatatgtaactaaACATACGATACGAAACTACCTAAGCATGCCTAATGTGCAAGGAAGTGTGACCAGAATACAAAACTCCTTACATACGTTTTTTTTAGACTCCGacatttttttaggttttacatgATTTCTTTTCAGCGAAACTTCCATTaagaaaatttccaaaatttcatATGTATCTCACAAAATGATGACAACATCACACTGATTGCACATAACAATGATTCATTGTCTTTTCTCTTACCTAATGGGGTATCCTACATTACGCTGAttcgaaagaaagaaagaaagaaagaaagaaagaaactaataTTCTACACTTGTAAAAGTTTGTTCGAAATCAATTATTCAGTTAAAACGTATAAGATTTTGAAATCGTTGGGGTTCAAaatacacacatacatacatttaGGGAAAAGAGTGAGTCACGTTAGTGGATTAGTGACTATGGGGGACTAAGACTTGTAAACGCAAGCCATGATGCAATCTTTGTATACCAAACAAATACGTATAGATATAGTTTTATACATTAGTGTGTGTGTGGTTGTGAGAAAAGAAAGTTAGAAAAGGCGAGGAAAGAGAAACACGATGACCTTTCTTTTCGCTATCGAGTCGGCCAAAATAAAGTCGGTGTGTCTCTTCGTGTCTTCGTCCTTGTAATAGTCTATTATCATCATTGTGAGGTCTTACCATTTTAGTTAGGTATCACAATTTTTGTTCGTCAAGTCTTACATAGGCCCCCTCATAATATATGATTAAACaactttctctttttgtttttgttttgtttctcacgtatttaaatgttttaatttgttttaggaaaagttattatttgcaaactaattattttaaaaatatatatttatttgtttttttggaaagtaattttcatgatttttaagataaaaataCTCGTAGtccatttattttttgtaaatcaCACTATGAGACTTATATGTTGTTTTTAGATACGTGGTTATAATTACCATTAATCTGCATTTGTGTggttattaaaatttataaagaaattgaaaaaataatgaAACGGACAAAGCCCATCAGATAAAGCAATATCTGATGATGATTAGGAGGAAGAGGAACTTTGCAGCGTTGAGATGACCAAAATGTCCCCAAGGTGAGCAGGGGACCATATGCTTCAGAAACTCATAGTGCAGTTTTGTCTTTTCGCAGCTGAAAGATCTCGAAGATATCTGGGTCCTGACCTGACTCGCGTGACGTTGATTTTTGTTCTCATCTTTTGAATTAACGGTCACTATCATATTTTTATtgcagttcttttttttttttttttatattctttagCTACTCAAATACAGTAATTTTTTCCTGGCGGCATTTAAGGAGTTAGGAGATTTGTTTTATGCCTCAAATGTGAAATGgtttagttaaaataaaagGCAGCATTATGAGGCCCATGGGTATAAGTGCAGCCCAGGTAAAGATAAAATCAAATAACGAGATTTCAAGAGTTACTTCTCAAAAATTTGGTCCATAAAGTTTGCAGTTTGAATATTTGGCAGAATCGTATGAGTTTGCAAAACAAGCTAATTGATATTATGAGATATATAGTTTCCATATAAACTCTAAAATTGGATAACGGAGGGAGCGAGACTCATAAATAGATTTACATATTTGACGGAGCCTTAaattttggatatgaatattAATCTCttagttattattttcttaCCATATTGGTAGAGATCGGATAGTTTTAGAATCGGAAAAATTCAAAGcttaaatgaaattaattaaaagaaaatgtcCTTAAGTGTTAAGATCATgtgaggtcaaaaaaaaaaaaaaagtgttaagaTCATGTTGTTTAGGAAATTCGcaagaactttaaaaaaattcctTAAAGGCTTTTGCAACAACTACCGTATAAACTCGATTTCTTTATTTAACATATAAGTATATTACTTTGATCCAAATCATTAATAGTGAGATTTTAATGTATCAGGTAACTTGCTAATTGTAATGTTATACGTATCAAtggaaatattatatttactgCGGCTTTTATGCATTGGTGTTCATAGGCATTCTTTCCGTTTAACCAACACAAAACTTGTTCTATATTACATCGATTGTTAATTTATACACATTATCACTTATACCAAACTTAAGTTTTCTACTTACATGTGTATATTATGCTGTTTTGCAAAAAAGAAAGGAACGAATAGAAGAGAATGAAAGCCAAAAGAGCATTCTTattattgattataaaaaaagagagataaaggGTGGTCAAGGCcgacattgacaaaaaaaaaaaaaagtcaaaacaaaaacacaagaccACACCACTCTAAactcaaacaacaaaacttaaaCGAGTTTGCTATATAattatgataaaattatatatagctAAACccttaaaaaaccaaaaaagatatTGCGTAGATATAGATTATAGGGCCTCCACATAAAAAGATTTGGTTAAGCGGCGGAGGGGGCAAGGTTCGTTAGCACATCGCCAGCAGGGTCCTTGGAAGCCAATGGGGCAGTGGTCTGATTCAGCTTAGACTCACTCTCGCCAAAGTTCTTGTAATCTAAACTCGAATCTTCATAAATATCCCACCATTTTTTGACCAACATTTTGATGTCTTCTCGCTCCATGTGTTCTTGAGCCTCATCGTATTTCCAAGGCTTTGAACCCTATTAAATTGAATagaaatatacaaatttaataactaggaatatatttttacatatacgtaaagaaaaaaaaataaaacttacatTAGCACAATAATGAACAACACTGATTTGGTCAAGGTCAACGTGTTCTGGATGACGCCAAAGCATAGCCAATATGAGGTTGTAGGTCGAAGGGATTGGTTTGTATATGTctttgaagtacatattcagaaaatcctaccaaaaacaataaatttatattagaaTTGTATAgtattaaaaactcaaatcaaataatgaaaaaaataaagaaaaaatatcgtACCTGTTCAGCAAAAAGAGTTGGGGTAGTGAGTTGAACAACACGAAGAAGATCTTCGTAAGTGACGAGATTTGGTTCAAAAATCAACATACCGGCATTGAAATATGCCGGAGGTGGAGCACCGAGGCTTTCGACAGGCCATGTCACTTTTTCAGGCGACTGTTGGCAGTAACCGATCTTGTATTGAGGAGATTTGGTCCAAGAAACCTCGCAAAAGCAATCTTTGACGGCATACAAGTAGCCACGAGGAGTATCGAACAGATGATCGATGTTTCTGAACACTTGTATGTCCCCATCTAGATATATCATCTTCTCATACTCAACAAACTGCATATagcatatatatgtttataagtcgttagtaatatatatatatatggcacAAATCTTACTAGTATTATTCGACACGTGATAATAGGCGTTAtcatgtttttatatatatatgaagtaagATAATTACCTCCCAAATACGAAGCTTGGAGTAGTTGATAACATAATACGCCATGGAATAACCTTCTTTGTTTTCCGGCGGATAGACCGGTTCGATCTCACGGATAATGCATCCTTGAGCCACCAGGATTTGACGGTGTTCCTCAGGCACGTCAGGGAGAATCGCCACAACAAGAGGATAAGCCGATTTCACCTTGCGAAGTCCTTTGGCTAGACCAACCACACCCATCCAGTAGTCTTTGTTACCAGCAAGGAAAGTGACATAAGCCCTTTTCCCATCTTCAGGGATCACAGTCACGTCAGCTCCGA from the Camelina sativa cultivar DH55 chromosome 12, Cs, whole genome shotgun sequence genome contains:
- the LOC104729384 gene encoding galactinol synthase 6 isoform X2, with the protein product MSQMTMNVEKKIGADVTVIPEDGKRAYVTFLAGNKDYWMGVVGLAKGLRKVKSAYPLVVAILPDVPEEHRQILVAQGCIIREIEPVYPPENKEGYSMAYYVINYSKLRIWEFVEYEKMIYLDGDIQVFRNIDHLFDTPRGYLYAVKDCFCEVSWTKSPQYKIGYCQQSPEKVTWPVESLGAPPPAYFNAGMLIFEPNLVTYEDLLRVVQLTTPTLFAEQPIPSTYNLILAMLWRHPEHVDLDQISVVHYCANGSKPWKYDEAQEHMEREDIKMLVKKWWDIYEDSSLDYKNFGESESKLNQTTAPLASKDPAGDVLTNLAPSAA
- the LOC104729384 gene encoding galactinol synthase 5 isoform X1, with product MSQMTMNVEKKIGADVTVIPEDGKRAYVTFLAGNKDYWMGVVGLAKGLRKVKSAYPLVVAILPDVPEEHRQILVAQGCIIREIEPVYPPENKEGYSMAYYVINYSKLRIWEFVEYEKMIYLDGDIQVFRNIDHLFDTPRGYLYAVKDCFCEVSWTKSPQYKIGYCQQSPEKVTWPVESLGAPPPAYFNAGMLIFEPNLVTYEDLLRVVQLTTPTLFAEQDFLNMYFKDIYKPIPSTYNLILAMLWRHPEHVDLDQISVVHYCANGSKPWKYDEAQEHMEREDIKMLVKKWWDIYEDSSLDYKNFGESESKLNQTTAPLASKDPAGDVLTNLAPSAA